The Gadus macrocephalus chromosome 20, ASM3116895v1 genome includes a region encoding these proteins:
- the hsd3b1 gene encoding hydroxy-delta-5-steroid dehydrogenase, 3 beta- and steroid delta-isomerase 1 isoform X2, translated as MSLSGDVCLVTGAGGFLGRRLVKLLLEEEKLAEIRLLDQHIQPQLIQSLEEARGETRLSVLEGDIRDSDFLVRACRGVSVVFHIASLIDVIGALDYSELYTVNVKGTQLLLEACVRENVVSFVYTSSIEVAGPNPAGDPVINGDEDTADASTLKFAYSRTKKEAERRSLEANGERLQNGGRLATVALRPMYIYGEGCRFLLGHMADGIANRDVLYRTSAREARVNPVYVGNAALAHLQAARSLRDVDRRAVAAGNVYYVSDDTPPVSYSDFNHAVMAPLGFRIQEKHMQPLWLLHVFCFLLEVLRFCLQPFKHIAPPLNRQLLVMLNTPFSFGYQKAKRDLGYAPRYTWEEARTHTVEWLADQLPKERERLRAK; from the exons ATGTCTCTGAGTGGGGACGTGTGTCTGGTGACTGGGGCGGGGGGTTTTTTGGGACGGAGGCTGGtcaagctgctgctggaggaggagaagctagCGGAGATCCGTCTGCTGGACCAGCACATCCAGCCTCAACTCATACAGTCTCTGGAGG AGGCCCGGGGTGAGACCCGACTAAGTGTGCTCGAGGGGGACATCAGGGACAGTGACTTCCTGGTCCGGGCGTGCCGGGGCGTGTCCGTGGTCTTCCACATTGCATCGCTCATCGATGTCATCGGGGCGCTGGACTACAGCGAGctgtacaccgtcaacgttaaAG GCACCCAGCTCCTGTTGGAGGCGTGCGTACGGGAGAACGTCGTCTCCTTCGTCTACACCAGTAGCATCGAGGTGGCGGGACCCAACCCCGCCGGGGACCCCGTCATTAACGGCGACGAAGACACGGCTGACGCCTCCACCCTCAAGTTCGCCTACAGCCGGACCAAAAAGGAGGCGGAGCGCCGGAGCCTGGAGGCCAACGGCGAGCGTCTGCAGAACGGCGGCCGCCTGGCCACCGTCGCACTCCGGCCCATGTACATCTACGGCGAGGGCTGCCGCTTCTTGCTGGGCCACATGGCCGACGGCATCGCCAACCGCGACGTGCTGTACCGCACCTCGGCGCGCGAGGCCCGGGTCAACCCCGTGTACGTGGGCAACGCCGCGCTCGCCCACCTCCAGGCGGCGCGCAGCCTCCGCGATGTGGACCGGCGCGCCGTCGCTGCGGGCAACGTCTACTACGTCTCCGATGACACGCCCCCCGTCAGCTACAGCGACTTCAACCACGCGGTGATGGCGCCGCTTGGCTTCCGCATCCAGGAGAAGCACATGCAGCCGTTGTGGCTGCTGCATGTGTTTTGCTTCCTGCTGGAGGTGCTGAGGTTCTGTCTGCAGCCCTTTAAGCACATCGCCCCGCCCCTCAACCGGCAGCTGCTGGTGATGCTCAACACGCCGTTCAGCTTCGGCTACCAGAAGGCCAAGAGAGACCTGGGATACGCCCCCAGGTACACCTGGGAGGAGGCCCGCACACACACCGTGGAATGGCTGGCCGACCAGCTGCCCAAGGAGAGGGAGCGGCTCAGGGCCAAGTAG
- the hsd3b1 gene encoding hydroxy-delta-5-steroid dehydrogenase, 3 beta- and steroid delta-isomerase 1 isoform X1, which yields MFFHLLFVCWQYPHISTVKLICIFSKTMFNIDLHHLSILSIWLSSISANQAVLPVVTVFQLSVSPEARGETRLSVLEGDIRDSDFLVRACRGVSVVFHIASLIDVIGALDYSELYTVNVKGTQLLLEACVRENVVSFVYTSSIEVAGPNPAGDPVINGDEDTADASTLKFAYSRTKKEAERRSLEANGERLQNGGRLATVALRPMYIYGEGCRFLLGHMADGIANRDVLYRTSAREARVNPVYVGNAALAHLQAARSLRDVDRRAVAAGNVYYVSDDTPPVSYSDFNHAVMAPLGFRIQEKHMQPLWLLHVFCFLLEVLRFCLQPFKHIAPPLNRQLLVMLNTPFSFGYQKAKRDLGYAPRYTWEEARTHTVEWLADQLPKERERLRAK from the exons ATGTTTTttcatttgttgtttgtttgttggcaaTATCCTCATATATCCACTGTCAAGTTAATCTGCATTTTCAGTAAAACCATGTTCAATATTGATCTTCATCATCTATCAATCCTCAGTATTTGGTTGAGCTCTATCTCTGCCAACCAAGCCGTATTGCCTGTGGTGACTGTGTTTCAACTGTCTGTGTCCCCAGAGGCCCGGGGTGAGACCCGACTAAGTGTGCTCGAGGGGGACATCAGGGACAGTGACTTCCTGGTCCGGGCGTGCCGGGGCGTGTCCGTGGTCTTCCACATTGCATCGCTCATCGATGTCATCGGGGCGCTGGACTACAGCGAGctgtacaccgtcaacgttaaAG GCACCCAGCTCCTGTTGGAGGCGTGCGTACGGGAGAACGTCGTCTCCTTCGTCTACACCAGTAGCATCGAGGTGGCGGGACCCAACCCCGCCGGGGACCCCGTCATTAACGGCGACGAAGACACGGCTGACGCCTCCACCCTCAAGTTCGCCTACAGCCGGACCAAAAAGGAGGCGGAGCGCCGGAGCCTGGAGGCCAACGGCGAGCGTCTGCAGAACGGCGGCCGCCTGGCCACCGTCGCACTCCGGCCCATGTACATCTACGGCGAGGGCTGCCGCTTCTTGCTGGGCCACATGGCCGACGGCATCGCCAACCGCGACGTGCTGTACCGCACCTCGGCGCGCGAGGCCCGGGTCAACCCCGTGTACGTGGGCAACGCCGCGCTCGCCCACCTCCAGGCGGCGCGCAGCCTCCGCGATGTGGACCGGCGCGCCGTCGCTGCGGGCAACGTCTACTACGTCTCCGATGACACGCCCCCCGTCAGCTACAGCGACTTCAACCACGCGGTGATGGCGCCGCTTGGCTTCCGCATCCAGGAGAAGCACATGCAGCCGTTGTGGCTGCTGCATGTGTTTTGCTTCCTGCTGGAGGTGCTGAGGTTCTGTCTGCAGCCCTTTAAGCACATCGCCCCGCCCCTCAACCGGCAGCTGCTGGTGATGCTCAACACGCCGTTCAGCTTCGGCTACCAGAAGGCCAAGAGAGACCTGGGATACGCCCCCAGGTACACCTGGGAGGAGGCCCGCACACACACCGTGGAATGGCTGGCCGACCAGCTGCCCAAGGAGAGGGAGCGGCTCAGGGCCAAGTAG
- the si:rp71-68n21.9 gene encoding kelch-like protein 9, with protein sequence MGGGGNDSGPSRLHRTLSRFGSRHSRDPQRQAQEAPRPPPEDPPAPPPRPPAAQAERPAPPSPGPKPALAPKPQASALAERPPKQSTSKPKPRPPPRPLSKLFTSNKHGENLLQGLDCFRGDTTLCDVILVAGDASETFPVHRVIMASASDYFKAMFTGGMREQEMEEIKLHGVTRAGLKNVIDFIYTSRVNLNMANLQDTLEAANFLQVMPVLGFCNQLLSSEITVDNCVEVERVAVDLLLEDVQENIGEFVIQNLCELVQSGRYLELSARGVAQALASDSLKGFSEMELYAIARAWLNHDAPRRRASIYTLMRHIRFPLMTPGQLIQISQCEGEGDEEAGGAGSAAAGKETLMRSDAACVSLLLEASNYQMMPFLQPTLQTERTRIRSDATHLLALGGVMRQQLVVSRELRLYDGESGLWRALEPMVVPRYQHGVALLGGFLFIVGGQSTYDTKGKTALDCAYRYDPRFDRWLQIASLNAKRTFFHLSALKGQLYAVGGRNLSGEIDSVECYNLKRNDWTLVSHMSEPHYGHAGSVHGDLMYVSGGITRDTFQKQLWSYDPAADAWTRRADMMELRGLHCMCAVGDRLYVMGGNHFGSTSDYDDVLSCEFYSPAADQWTAVAPMPRGQSDVGVTLFEGRVYVVGGYSWNSRCMVAIVQCYDPEQDAWDRVFDVLEPLGGIRACTMRVHVPEDCVDEARIQDCPLPTAKS encoded by the exons ATGgg CGGGGGTGGGAACGACAGTGGACCCAGCAGGCTCCACAGGACACTGTCCCGTTTTGGGAGCAGACACTCCCGGGACCCCCAGAGACAGGCCCAGGAGGCTCCCAGGCCGCCTCCAGAGGACCCACCAGCTCCGCCGCCGAGACCCCCTGCTGCCCAAG ctgaaaggccCGCTCCTCCGAGCCCAGGACCCAAGCCGGCACTAGCCCCTAAACCTCAGGCCTCTGCTCTTGCAGAGAGGCCACCCAAGCAGTCAACTTCTAAACCAAAGCCCAGGCCTCCACCAAGGCCTCTGTCAAAGTTGTTTACCAGCAACAAGCATGGTGAAAACCTCCTGCAG GGTTTGGATTGTTTCCGCGGCGACACAACCCTGTGTGATGTCATCCTGGTTGCCGGCGACGCCAGCGAGACCTTCCCGGTTCACCGGGTCATCATGGCCTCCGCCAGCGACTACTTCAAAGCCATGTTCACCG GAGGCATGCGGgagcaggagatggaggagatcaAGCTCCATGGCGTGACCAGGGCCGGTCTGAAGAACGTCATAGACTTCATCTACACCTCCAGGGTCAACCTCAACATGGCCAACCTGCAGGACACTCTGGAGGCGGCCAACTTCCTTCAGGTCATGCCCGTGTTGGGCTTCTGCAATCAGCTGCTGAGCAGCGAG atcaCGGTGGATAACTGTGTGGAGGTGGAGCGTGTGGCAGTTGATCTGCTGCTGGAGGATGTGCAGGAGAACATAG GTGAGTTTGTGATCCAGAACCTGTGTGAGCTGGTGCAGAGCGGCCGCTACCTGGAGCTGTCGGCCAGAGGCGTGGCCCAGGCCCTGGCCAGTGACTCCCTGAAGGGCTTCTCGGAGATGGAGCTGTACGCCATCGCCCGCGCCTGGCTCAACCACGACGCGCCCCGCCGCCGGGCCTCCATCTACACCCTGATGCGGCACATCCGCTTCCCCCTCATGACCCCCGGCCAGCTGATCCAGATCTCCCAGTGCGAGGGCGAGGGGGACGAGGAGGCAGGAGGGGCGgggtcggcggcggcgggcaaGGAGACGCTGATGCGCAGCGACGCGGCGTGCGtcagcctgctgctggaggccaGCAACTACCAGATGATGCCCTTCCTGCAGCCCACGCTGCAGACCGAGCGCACGCGCATCCGCTCAGACGCCACGCACCTGCTGGCGCTGGGGGGCGTGATGCGGCAGCAGCTGGTGGTCAGCCGCGAGCTGAGGCTCTACGACGGGGAGAGCGGGTTGTGGAGGGCCCTGGAGCCCATGGTGGTCCCTCGCTACCAGCATGGGGTGGCCCTGCTGGGGGGCTTCCTCTTCATAGTGGGAG GCCAGAGCACCTACGACACCAAGGGGAAGACGGCGCTGGACTGCGCGTACCGCTACGACCCGCGCTTCGACCGCTGGCTGCAGATCGCCTCGCTCAACGCCAAGAGGACCTTCTTCCACCTGAGCGCCCTGAAGGGCCAGCTGTACGCCGTGGGGGGGAGGAACCTGTCTGGGGAGATCG ACAGCGTGGAGTGTTACAACCTGAAGAGGAATGATTGGACATTAGTGAGTCACATGTCTGAACCTCACTACGGACACGCTGGATCTGTGCACGGTGACCTCATGTATGTCTCAG gCGGCATCACCAGGGACACCTTCCAGAAGCAGCTGTGGAGCTACGACCCGGCGGCCGACGCCTGGACGCGCCGCGCCGACATGATGGAGCTGCGGGGGCTGCACTGCATGTGCGCGGTGGGGGACCGCCTCTACGTCATGGGGGGCAACCACTTCGGCTCCACCAGCGACTACGACGACGTGCTGAGCTGCGAGTTCTACAGCCCCGCGGCGGACCAGTGGACGGCAGTGGCGCCCATGCCCCGGGGCCAGAGCGACGTGGGGGTCACCTTGTTCGAGGGGAGGGTCTACGTGGTGGGGGGTTACTCCTGGAACAGCCGCTGCATGGTGGCCATCGTGCAGTGCTACGACCCCGAGCAGGACGCGTGGGACAGGGTGTTCGACGTGCTGGAGCCCCTCGGGGGGATCAGGGCGTGCACCATGAGGGTGCACGTGCCAGAGGACTGCGTGGACGAGGCGCGGATACAGGACTGCCCGCTGCCCACCGCCAAGAGCTGA